Below is a genomic region from Lampris incognitus isolate fLamInc1 chromosome 2, fLamInc1.hap2, whole genome shotgun sequence.
CGGACAATCCGCAAACTCTCGGGAGAAGTTAGGAGGACACGACCGGAGGTCTCGGCTTCCACATGACACGGTGGGGTGCCGCCGTCCGCCGCCCTAGTCCGGGTTTCTGACAGTCCGCCTCGGTCTCCTCCGCCTCCGACACCTTCCCCCGGCTGGCGGACTCTCCGGGCTCCTCCGCTCCGCTGCTAAAACAGCGCTCGCGGCGCTGGCTCGGCGCCAGCGCTTCTGCAGCGGACCCCGCCGCGCACTGACCCACGGGAAATGGCGTTCTCGCCGCGGTCCCGGCCCGACGCCGGGGACGGCGGCGAGTGTGCTTCACGACTACAACTCCCGTCTCCGTGTTGTGAATTTTGTGGCGGCCCAGAAAGTTATTTTCAACTAAATGGAAATAAAAGTGTAACGCGTATCCTGCGGTTATCGGTTCATGTAGTGATTATAAGTGCGGCGTGGAATATTACAACAACAAAGAGGCAACGTCTTCGTATCGAAGTGATCCGCGTAACCGGCTGAGAGAGAGCAACCGATCCCGTACCTGAAGTAGCAGTCCTGGATGGGACCGCTCGCAAATTGGCTCGCCTCATCAGAGCCTCCGGCCCCGGGCGCGGAGCGCGCCGGACAGGAAGGAGTTAAGCAGCTGTGCGACCAGCTGACCGGCCACGTGACTTTGCGGAAGCGTCGCCGGAGTGACGGGGAGCTGCGTCCTGCCGAGATGTGGCGTCGCTTCGGCTTTGTCGTCTTAGTGAACTGCTCGTATGCGGTGTGGTGCCTCCAAGGCCCGGCTGGGATCAAGTCGGATCCGTCGGTGGGAGCGGAAGCTGACCCCGCCGTCCGGTCGGAAGCAGCGGGTTGCGGCTGTCACAGCTTGAAGAGGGACGCCGCTCGGGACCCGGAGGGTGAGGTCGCCGGGGCGGCCAGCACAGCTGGCAGATACTCCAGACGCGCCAATGACGGGCTGGCGTTGCCTCGGGAGGGTGACAGCGGGTCGGCAAGTCAGGTATTCGGTTATGCGAAGCACAGCAAAAGAAACGTTTTCTAAAATGACTAGTttatttctcttcttcttcttcattattAATGGCGAATTGCAACCAGTTCTGGCCAATGGGTGCCTTGTACATGACTTCTTTGTGGAAGTGTGTACATTTCTGTCTGCGGCCTGGTCACGTGTTACTGACGTCAGCGTTGGCGGTTGAGGCGATCGCAGCGCCGTGAGCCGCGCGCTCCGGCTGCGTGTTTCCCGTGCGAGCTGACAAGGCAAGGATTCCTTAAATTATTACACGCGCGCAACCCACTGACCTGTACCTCAGGAGGGCAGTActgccaaaaaaaaccccaaaacatcacTGTTGGTCTGTCACACTTACTGCCCATCTCTACTCCAGGCTTCGACTGTGTTTAAGGCTGGAGTGCTTCTTCTTCGTGGATATAATGACGATAGGTTGTAACAGTTTTCAATAACTgaagggaataataataataacatggccGGCACGGCTGCGGCTTCTTCTTCGTGGATATAATGACTATAGGCTGTAACAGTTTTCAATAACTgaagggaataataataataataacatggccGGCACGGCGGCGGCTTCTTCTTCGTGGATATAATGACTATAGGCTGTAACAGTTTTCAGTAACTgaagggaataataataataataacatggccGGCACGGCTGCGGCTTCTTCTTCGTGGATATAATGACTATAGGCTGTAACAGTTTTCAGTAACTGaagggagtaataataataataacatggccGGCACGGCTGCGGCGGCTTCTTCGTGGATATAATGACTATAGGCTGTAACAGTTTTCAGTAACTGaagggagtaataataataataacatggccGGCACGGCTGCGGCTTCTTCTTCGTGGATATAATGACTATAGGCTGTAACAGTTTTCAGTAACTGaagggagtaataataataataacatggccGGCACGGCTGCGGCTTCTTCTTCGTGGATATAATGACTATAGGCTGTAACAGTTTTCAGTAACTGaagggagtaataataataataacatggccGGCACGGCTGCGGCTTCTTCTTCGTGGATATAATGACTATAGGCTGTAAAAGTTTTCAGTAACTgaagggaataataataataataacatggccGGCACGGCTGCGGCTTCTTCTTCGTGGATATAATGACTATAGGCTGTAACAGTTTTCAGTAACTGaagggagtaataataataacatggccGGCACGGCGGCGGCTTCTTCTTCGTGGATATAATGACTATAGGCTGTAACAGTTTTCAATAACTgaatggaataataataataacatggccGGCACGGCTGCGGCTTCTTCTTCGTGGATATAATGACTATAGGCTGTAACAGTTTTCAGTAACTGaagggagtaataataataacatggccGCACGGCGGCGGCTTCTTCTTTGTGGATATAATGACTATAGGCTGTAACAGTTTTCAGTAACTgaagggaataataataataataataacatgggcggcacggcggcggctTCTTCTTCGTGGATATAATGACTATAGGCTGTAACAGTTTTCAGTAACTGaagggagtaataataataacatggccGCACGGCGGCGGCTTCTTCTTCGTGGATATAATGACTATAGGCTGTAACAGTTTTCAATAACTgaagggaataataataataacatggccGCACGGCGGCACAGTGATTAGCatggttgtctcacagcaagaaggtcctgggttcgaacctcggggtagtctaacctagggggtcgtcctctgtgtggagtttgcatgttctccccgtgtctgtgtgggtttcctccgggtgctccagtttcctcccacagtccaaagacatgtaggtcaggtgaattggccgtactaagttgtccctaggtgtgaatatgtgtgcgtgtgggtgggtggtggtggtggtggggggggctgtccagggtgtctccccgcctgccgcccagtgactgctgggataggctccagcatccccgtgaccccgagagcaggatataagcggtttggataatggatgaatgaataaaggTGTTCTGCTTCTTAGATGGTGCTGATTTCTGGAGGAGAGTACTTCATGGGAACAGAGAAGCCTGGCATCCCTCCAGATGGCGAGGGTCCTCAGCGGCAGGTCCACTTGGACTCCTTCTACATGGACGTCCAGGAAGTCAGCAATCGACAATTCCAGAGCTTCGTCAACGCCACGGGCTATATCACCGAGGTTTGACTGCCCTGCTTACTATGCTACATGTTATTCCCAAGGCAGTGTTTTTATCATGAACTTGTGTTCAGAAGTAGAACAAGTCATGATTCAAACGGAGACTTGGCCGCTAAGTGATCACTGAACACCTTTGTCTTTGCTCATTGCGTCTTTCTTCCTTGCTCTTCTAGGCTGAGAGATTTGGAGATTCATTTGTATTTGAGGGAATTCTGAGTGAAACGGTGAAAAACCAGATCTCCCAAGCAGTGAGTACTGTTCTGTAAAGTGACATGTTTCGTCATGGTGCATGCACCTCTTGACGGGTACTACAGCAGCTTTATGGCCCAGTGTACGTTGGAAGGAAAATAATATACATTTTCTAAGAAAGTCACCAGGTGAATTTGAGAGACTGAGACCAGAAGCTGGCAAAGTCTTTCTAAATTGACATTTGAACCTAATAAGATTTCAAATTCTTAATATATGATTTGaaaacctcttcctctgtcaaTAAAAACATTGAGGTAGTGAAAAGCACCGTCCATAACAGTGTCTTTTTACCCAGATAAGTTCACATTTACAGAGTTTTAGTCACGATGACCTGTTCAAATGCCCTCCCATCTCCAAATGGTaagtggactgcattttatactgTGCTTTTCCAGccacaacagccactcagagcACTTACACACGGCAAACACAAGAAGGTGAATGTGTAAAGTGAGAGCTCCAGCCGTTGGGTCTGTGTGGTCTGTAGTACTTGAAAAGCTAGTGTGCATCAGGGCAGGATGTTCTTGTGATTTGCTTTCCGATGTTCGTAACAGCCTTGATCCTGTATATTTGAGTCTTTTTACTTGAATATGTAGCAGCCCTTTTTAGGAAACCTTAAACACATCAGCCGTTACCTGAACATGTTTTTGGCTTGGATAGGCATGTAAGCTCCTTATGCTGATACTTAACAGAATAATTATAGTAATaataacttatatatatatatagcgtttttttccaaaaccgtcaatggtgttataagtgctcaactaatgaggagcggaatatcaacacagatgcagggaaaaaagTTTCAATACAAGTCTTTAgcggctgatgagtgcgagacgcacgaaacaggcctgtaccgcAATGTATTGGCCgacacattagttgagcactcacaacaccgttGACTGTTTTGGGGAAAAaatgctatacacacacacacacacacacacacacacacacatatatatatatatatatatatatatatatatatatatatatagtcttgtGCACACTAATCTGAAGACTTAGTTAAAATAGTTAAAGTTTGTGTGTAAAAGAGATGGACAGTTAGACAGAGGAAGCGAGTGCAAGACTGTCTATTGGgagatacaccgatcagccaaaacattttaccactgacaggtaagtggatAACACTGATCATCTCGGGTTCGCTAACAGggcgtcccgagatgatcagtgttatctacttacctgtcagtggttttaactgcacctgtcaaggggtgggatattttAGGCAGCAAGTGAGCTGTCGGTTTTTGAAGCTGATATGTTGGAGCAGGACAAATGTGCAAGCgtcaggatctgagtgactttaacgagggccaaattgtgatggctagacaactgggtcggaGCATCtcaaaaacagcaggtcttgtggggtgtttgtggtatgcagtggtcagtacctaccaaaagtggtccaaggaaggacaaccactgaaccggcgacagggtcatgggcactcaaggctcattgatgtgcgtggggagtgaaggctagcccgtctgtctgataccacagaagagctactggagGTCACTttgctgaaaaagtgaatgctggctgATAGATGGGcgtcaggacacacagtgcatcacagcttgttgtGTATCAGACTGTATAgcagcagaccggtcagagtgtccatgatgacccctgtccactgctgaaagcacctataatgggcatgtgagcatcagaactagaccatggagcaatggaagaaggtggcctggtctgatcaatcatgttttcttttacatcatgtggacggcagggtgtgtgtgtgtcgtttaccAGGGGAATAgatagcaccaggatgcactatgggaagaagacaagctgaCGGAGGCAGTGTGATTCTCCAAGCAATGTTCTGCTAGGaaatcttgggtcctggcattcatgtggatgttttcATGTGGATTCATGTggactttgacatgtgccacctatctAAACATGGTTACAGACCAGGTCTACCCCTTCATGgtgacagtattccctgatggcagtggcctctttcagcaggatgatgctccctgccacactgcacaagttgttcaggaatggtttgaggaacatgacggaggcttcaaggtgttgccttggcctccaaatcccCCAAATCTcagtctgattgagcatctgtgggatgtgctggaaaaacaagtccaatccatggaggccccaactCACAGCTttgaggacttaaaggatctgctgctaatgtcttggtgccagataccagaggacacctttaaaggtcttatggagtccatgcctcgatgggtcagagctgttttagcgacacgagggggacctacacaatattggtcaggtggttttaatgttttggctgatccgtGTATAtgccattctttttttttcttttttttttactatatagCTTGTGGCACCACTTCTGTATTACAATATGCTGTCCTTTCATGTTATTAGGTGGCTGTGGCCCCTTGGTGGCTACCAGTCAAAGGGGCCAATTGGAGGCATCCTGAGGGTCCAGACTCTGACATCCTAGACAGGTGGGCTTTCTATGTTATGTAAACCCTGTGGTATACCAGAATGATCTCTTTTTAGTGACAAGACTCATTGCCAGAAGTGTCAATTAAATGTTGACCATGTTGAGTATTAACCGTCTATTTCGAGCGGTTCTGACTGCAGGCAAAATCACACCCTGATTAACTCTGTGTTTAACACAAAACCCGTTTTTGTATTTTAGGCAGGACCATCCTGTTTTGCATGTGTCTtggggggatgctgaagcctactgTTCCTGGGTGCAGAAGAGACTTCCCACAGAGGCAGAGTGGGAGTACGCCTGCAGAGGTGGCCTGCAAGACAGGTTGGATAGTTACTCAATGCATGGACATACATTTTTTCAGCGTCTGTAATGTCTTTTGTACAGTTGCAGGTatgttaacattgaaaagatAAGGGGTTTTTGGAAAAGTAAATTAGAACGTGCAAACGAGTGTGTTGCTATTAGCAAGGTTCAAGCAAATAAAGGATTTCAGCAAGATTGTGGCCTTGCATCAAAGGATTGAAACGTTCTATAGCACAGTAATCACAGCTAGCAAACTTGTCTCAAAAAGCCTCACACTTCACAGAAGTACCAAAAGAGGATGTCCATTGTCACCATCATTATTTACTCTATTCATCTAACCATTAGCAGCAGCAACGCACCAAAATAAGGTTAGTTGTTTCGGCAAGAGACAAGACAAGACATAACTTGCCATTGGAGGATTTTTGAAAATTCTTCACCCACAATCCTGTATTTTCTGTGTCGGCAGCTCATCTTTTCCATCTAGAGCGAGCCCTAGAAAACCTTTTCGCAATACTGAGGATTCATTCATTCGTTTGCTGTTTCTGTTCAGCCGTTCTTTTTATTCACACCTTCAAAACTGTCCTAAAAACAGCCAGATGGAAACAGCTGTTGTATGTTCTGCAGTTTTCTCTCAACTCATTGCTGCTCCCATCAGACTGTTCCCCTGGGGAAACAAGTTGAACCCTAAAGGACAACACTACGCCAACCTCTGGCAGGGAGACTTCCCCACACACAACTCAGGAGAGGATGGGTTCATCAAAACCTCACCAGTAAGTAGGGATGGCCATCGTTACGGTTttaatggtactactactactactcttgccGGTATTGCTTATCGATCCAGTACTTCAACAGTACTCTTATCGGCTCTTTTTGtcatttttttaagagaaaaaacaaaacaaattaataacggggcgtccgggtggcgtggcggtctattccattgccttccaacatggagatcggcggtttgaaccccggttacctctggcttggtcgggcatccctacagacacaattgacctttcgtaaagttccgccccccttagttactgttgctatgcctgtcaagcatttcagaactatccaggaagtagccggaaaacaccaaaacatgaagggagaaatcagcgcattgtgtgggtaaaactaacagtaataatacgttagctgtattagctatcaataatagctagtagcaagcttagcttggagcacacAGGTatgtttgttgattttggatggattaagctggccatggggtctgctatactgccaaatctattccccacattgtgcttcttgcgttctgggttttgggaagggaaagaaaattacaccccctccaaacttttcacatatctagtatccaatctgcagatcccataggcacaccgtttcagcattttgctgtgtttgaacgcttgacggaccgttgctaaggcaggattggacaagcaccgttctggggcggtactttgcgaaaggtcaattggtcgtgtctacggttgggaagctggatgtgggtatgcgtcccggtcgctgcactagcgcctcctctggtcggttggggggtagagggaactggggggaacagcgtgattttcccacgcgctacatccccctggtgaaactcctcactgtcaggtgaaaagaagcggctggcgactccacatatatcagcagacggatcggcggagggggtggagcagcgaccaggacggctcagaagagtggggcaattggccgggtacagttggggagaaaaaggggggaagaaacAAATTAATAACAGAAGCAACACTGCTTTATTTCCTCATGActggacagagcgttacttttaaACCAGGTGTGTATAATCTAGTTAGCTCCGTGTGGCTCCAGGGTGCTAGCATacgtaacatacctgaggtggacggCCAACCGGAGGTGAACTACGAGCCAGGCAGTCCAGAACAGTCCAGACCtgtgcatttctccacctgtGTTTGATGCTCCGTCACCAGATGTTTTGGAAGATTGCTTGTGTTTGCAcccttgtggcaacgagcattgtcagcatcgactctagtctgtgtgtatgagtgtgtgtgtgtgtgtgtgtgtgtgtgtgtgtgtgtgtgtgtgtgtgtgtgtgtgtgtgtgtgtgtgttaga
It encodes:
- the LOC130106708 gene encoding formylglycine-generating enzyme-like, with the protein product MGPLANWLASSEPPAPGAERAGQEGVKQLCDQLTGHVTLRKRRRSDGELRPAEMWRRFGFVVLVNCSYAVWCLQGPAGIKSDPSVGAEADPAVRSEAAGCGCHSLKRDAARDPEGEVAGAASTAGRYSRRANDGLALPREGDSGSASQMVLISGGEYFMGTEKPGIPPDGEGPQRQVHLDSFYMDVQEVSNRQFQSFVNATGYITEAERFGDSFVFEGILSETVKNQISQAVAVAPWWLPVKGANWRHPEGPDSDILDRQDHPVLHVSWGDAEAYCSWVQKRLPTEAEWEYACRGGLQDRLFPWGNKLNPKGQHYANLWQGDFPTHNSGEDGFIKTSPVMSFPANGFGLYDMVGNAWEWTSDWWTVHHTTDHRSNPKGPPSGTEKVKKGGSYMCHKSYCYRYRCAARSQNTPDSSASNLGFRCVSQERR